The Acidicapsa ligni DNA window GGCGATGTTCGGTAACGCACTCCTGCACTTCATCGAGTCGGAGTGGAACGAGACGCTGTTCACCAAGAAGTTCTACAACCAACTCTGCAACACATTTGGGCATATCGCCCATTACAATAGAGCGACCTTCTACTCCACCTGGTTCACCTGCGATGCGGACCGCGTGCGTTTCCTGGAACAGACGCTGGAGTGGCCGTGTTGGGGCGAGGCTGAGTTCACGTTCTGTGACGTGGAGCGTGCTCTTCAGCGCGAAGTCCGCAAGCGAAATTATCTCGGCCGTTACGAACTGAGAGCAGCCGAATCGTTGCGCGCCGCTGAGATGGCGATCTTGAAACGGCTGGAAGCGAAGTACCGTCCAGCGGCAGATCCTCGCGCTGCGGAGTCACCCGGTCCAGAGAATCCGGCACCGAGTCCATCGCCGATCCATCCCGAGCCAACGAGTCTTGTGCAGGGCAGCCTCTTTTAGAGCGGCAGACCCGCGCTGTCCCATTCTTCCAACAAGTCATCCGGAGGTTCTTATGGACGTTTACTACAACGGGGAGATTGCGGTCACCCCAGCTTTGACCGAGAGCGATGCTGCCGTATTGCGCGCTGCGACACATCTTGAGCGGACAGATGCGACCAAGGAATTCTTCGCGGCGGTCGCCGCCAGCCCGGAACCGGACTTGCCGTACCACGCCGGCCTGCTCGAAATCTCGGAAGACCGGGAGTTCATTTATCCCGAGGAGGATGAGAGTCGTCACGGATTTAGGGTTTGGCTCAGACTGGTCATCGAGCACTATCTCGCTCCTCGCGGTTATGTTCTGAATGGCGAAGTCACCTGGGAAGGTGAAGACCGCGACGACAGCGGCACCATCTTCGTAAAGGAAAACGAAGTGGAAGCCGTCGACGACCTGATCTTCAACGCCGGTCCAAGCTGGGCTCCCAACAACTTTGCCGATGATCACCTGAAGCAGGCGGTCCGCGATCTCGTCGACTCCGCGGACAACACCGGATGCTCGCCTGACCTCACCGTAATCTCCTCAGTCTTCCTTGAGAACCTTCGTTCGCGGATGCCGGAGTTCTAGAGGCAGCCCCTTCGTTCCCAACGACACGCCACACGTGATAAACCCGGCACCCTGCCGGGCTTTCGTGCGTGGCGTTTTGGTACCCACAGGTGACCCCATGCGTACAATTCACTTCCGCCACTACAACAACTGTCCACGCTGTCCCGTAATCGGAGCTGAAGACATTCCGGGAGACGAGTTCTACGAGATTCTTTCGCTCCGGTTCAACATTCGCATCGCTCGGGACCTTTGCAGTAGCCACGTTCCTCATCTCGTCAACCGCCCGCCTCTGGAACGGTGGCTCGAGCATGCGGTCATCGATTGGGAGCATGTCGATCATCTTCCCCTTTCTCTCGGCCCCGGCATTATGGCAACCCTACCCGGCGGTTGCGGGATGCCCGTGATCGATGGCAATCATCGTGCCGCACGGGCCATGCGCGACCGGCACGACTTCTTTGCCTTCGTTCTCGACGAGGCAGAGACGCAGCAGTTGTTGCGCCGCAGTATGGATCGCTCCATTGCCGATCAGCACTGGCAGCGGATGCTTCACTCCAAACCTCACCCCAAAGATGTTCAGCCAGCTGTCCAAGAAGGAGAACAGTCATGAGCAGCCTCAAGACCGAAGTGCTTTTGCGAGAGTTCCAGTACAACGGAGTGCGGATTCCTGACCCTGGCCCCGAGTTGACGGTGGACCAGGTCCGCGACCTCCTTACCCCTGCCTACCCCGAGATCGCAACCGCATCGGTGACCGGCCCGGAAGACACCGGCTCGGCGCTGCGTTACACCTTCAGCCGGGCCATCGGTACGAAGGGCTGACCGATGGCCCCGCCCAAGATGACCCCGGAGGATTTGATC harbors:
- a CDS encoding PRTRC system protein C; translated protein: MSSLKTEVLLREFQYNGVRIPDPGPELTVDQVRDLLTPAYPEIATASVTGPEDTGSALRYTFSRAIGTKG